Proteins encoded within one genomic window of Candidatus Neomarinimicrobiota bacterium:
- a CDS encoding isoaspartyl peptidase/L-asparaginase: MKRASKVSYRGTRILIISLSLVFLFCAKEKSERPTFGLVVHGGAGTILRKNMTPEREKNYRLALTQALSAGYGILEGGGSSLDAVETVVRMLEDSPLFNAGKGAVFTDQGTNELDASIMDGSTLNAGAVAAVKHIKNPVSLARLVMEKSPHVLMVGEGAEAFAREQGIELVPRDYFYTEKRWKQWQGSKKKKSDKPSSSMLHVTSPPVGTVGATALDKNGNLAAATSTGGLTNKKFGRVGDSPLIGAGTYADNGSCAVSGTGHGEYFMRFLVAYDISSLMTYRGLSLNEAVETVIMQKLTQQGGSGGVIAIDRKGNVSMKFNTEGMYRGFMVENQDAVVKIYKE, translated from the coding sequence ATGAAACGAGCATCAAAAGTCAGCTATCGGGGAACTCGTATTCTCATAATCTCTCTGAGCCTGGTATTCCTGTTTTGCGCGAAGGAGAAATCAGAGCGACCCACCTTCGGGCTTGTGGTTCATGGAGGGGCGGGCACGATACTCAGGAAGAATATGACTCCAGAAAGGGAAAAAAACTACCGTCTGGCGCTCACTCAGGCATTATCGGCAGGGTACGGTATTCTTGAAGGAGGTGGGAGCAGTCTCGATGCCGTTGAGACAGTCGTGAGAATGCTCGAGGATTCTCCCCTGTTCAATGCGGGGAAGGGGGCTGTCTTTACAGACCAGGGAACGAACGAGCTTGATGCCTCGATCATGGACGGAAGCACGCTCAATGCGGGAGCCGTCGCCGCCGTCAAACATATAAAGAACCCCGTGAGTCTGGCCAGACTTGTTATGGAAAAATCCCCTCATGTTTTGATGGTGGGGGAGGGAGCGGAAGCTTTTGCCCGGGAGCAGGGGATCGAGCTGGTCCCTCGGGACTATTTCTACACGGAAAAGAGGTGGAAACAGTGGCAGGGGTCAAAGAAGAAAAAGAGTGATAAACCTAGTAGTTCGATGTTGCACGTAACATCCCCGCCGGTGGGAACCGTAGGCGCGACGGCTCTTGACAAAAATGGCAATCTTGCTGCAGCCACGTCGACGGGTGGACTTACCAACAAGAAATTCGGAAGGGTGGGGGATTCGCCACTCATCGGCGCTGGAACCTATGCGGATAACGGTTCATGCGCAGTTTCCGGTACCGGGCACGGTGAGTATTTCATGCGCTTTCTAGTGGCTTACGACATCTCGTCCTTGATGACCTATCGAGGTCTATCTTTGAACGAGGCAGTCGAAACTGTCATTATGCAAAAGCTGACGCAGCAAGGAGGTAGCGGAGGCGTCATCGCGATCGACAGAAAGGGAAATGTGTCAATGAAATTCAATACGGAAGGGATGTACAGGGGTTTTATGGTGGAAAACCAAGATGCGGTGGTGAAGATCTACAAGGAATGA